A region from the Salidesulfovibrio onnuriiensis genome encodes:
- a CDS encoding M20/M25/M40 family metallo-hydrolase has product MLDKERLLKNFLDMVRIDSPSFKEAAMADYLTNFATERRWLARVDNAGKLCNGETGNVIVRIQGTGPGEAIAFSAHMDCVPPCLGVKPVVNGDIVSSEGETVLGGDDKAGIAAILEAAMHLEEEKIPHPDLYLLFTIAEESGMHGAKNMASADLPVTEVVVSDSGGPIGATVVKAPAKAGITITFHGKPAHAGMEPEKGVSAIQLAADAIRRMTLLRIDEETTANLGHIEGGTVTNIVAETCTLTAEARSLDDAKLKKQLEHMEQCCDEAAAAIGGSIDFTYEISYPALTVPEDSPLLEKTSQCCEKLGLAFDGVPCGGGSDANILFGKGYSVINISNGMKDVHTTKESISMKDVHDAARLMAEMMKSPE; this is encoded by the coding sequence ATGCTGGATAAAGAAAGGCTCCTGAAAAACTTTCTCGACATGGTGCGCATCGACAGTCCGTCCTTCAAGGAAGCGGCCATGGCCGACTACCTGACGAATTTCGCCACCGAGCGCCGCTGGCTGGCGCGGGTGGACAACGCGGGCAAGCTCTGCAACGGCGAAACCGGCAACGTGATCGTGCGCATCCAGGGCACGGGACCGGGCGAAGCCATCGCCTTTTCCGCGCACATGGACTGTGTGCCCCCCTGCCTGGGCGTCAAGCCCGTGGTCAATGGCGACATAGTCTCCTCGGAAGGGGAAACCGTGCTCGGCGGCGACGACAAGGCGGGCATCGCGGCCATCCTGGAAGCGGCCATGCACCTGGAGGAGGAGAAGATCCCCCACCCGGACCTGTACCTGCTGTTCACCATTGCCGAGGAATCCGGCATGCACGGCGCAAAGAACATGGCCTCGGCCGACCTGCCGGTCACCGAGGTGGTGGTCAGCGACTCGGGCGGCCCCATCGGCGCCACCGTGGTCAAGGCCCCGGCCAAGGCGGGCATCACCATCACCTTCCACGGCAAGCCCGCCCACGCGGGCATGGAGCCGGAAAAAGGCGTTTCCGCCATCCAGCTGGCCGCCGACGCCATCCGGCGCATGACCCTGCTGCGCATCGACGAGGAAACCACGGCCAACCTGGGCCACATAGAGGGCGGCACCGTGACCAACATCGTGGCCGAGACCTGCACGCTCACGGCCGAGGCGCGCTCCCTGGACGACGCCAAGCTCAAGAAGCAACTCGAGCACATGGAACAGTGCTGCGACGAAGCGGCTGCGGCCATTGGCGGAAGCATCGACTTCACGTATGAAATATCCTACCCGGCCCTGACCGTGCCCGAGGACAGCCCCCTGCTGGAAAAGACCAGCCAGTGCTGCGAAAAACTGGGCCTGGCCTTCGACGGGGTCCCCTGCGGCGGGGGCAGCGACGCCAACATCCTGTTCGGCAAGGGCTACTCCGTGATCAACATCAGCAACGGCATGAAGGACGTCCACACCACCAAGGAGTCCATCTCCATGAAGGACGTCCACGATGCGGCCCGGCTCATGGCCGAAATGATGAAGAGCCCGGAATAG
- a CDS encoding DUF819 domain-containing protein — MNDILITSDYGVFTVLAGVCAFFFFLARRTCWKIFDYLPPLLWIYLTPMLLSNAGVIPHSNPVYGTMKVYLIPMFLTIMLLDVNVRAAFSSMGRVVAVMLFGSVGVVVGAVVSYSLFKGLMGPEIWKAFGTLAGSWIGGTGNMAAVAGAVDISKADMGLAVLADNVIYVVWLPLLLTSRNWGKWFNKFTGVTEEHFERMKELAESLGNKSKEVAMHHVLYLVFLGLLVMTAAKVVAPYMPQLEPVFNTSTWTVLLVSTFALLLSQTPARTIPGSQPISMALVYLFVARMGATSSLEGLAQAPWFILAAFLWIVIHGAFCLLGARIFKLDVSSAAICSAANIGGAASAPVVAAFHDERLVPLAVLMALIGYAVGTYLAFGAAQLCSMI; from the coding sequence ATGAACGATATCCTGATCACTTCCGATTACGGCGTGTTCACGGTTCTTGCGGGCGTCTGCGCCTTTTTCTTTTTCCTGGCCCGCAGGACCTGCTGGAAAATTTTCGACTACCTGCCGCCGCTCCTGTGGATTTATCTCACTCCCATGCTGCTTTCCAACGCCGGAGTCATCCCGCATTCCAACCCGGTCTACGGCACCATGAAGGTCTACCTCATTCCCATGTTCCTGACCATCATGCTTTTGGACGTGAACGTGCGCGCCGCGTTTTCCTCCATGGGCCGCGTGGTGGCGGTCATGCTCTTCGGCAGCGTGGGCGTGGTCGTGGGGGCCGTGGTCAGCTACAGCCTGTTCAAGGGCCTGATGGGCCCCGAGATCTGGAAGGCCTTCGGCACCCTGGCCGGTTCCTGGATCGGCGGCACGGGCAACATGGCCGCCGTGGCCGGGGCCGTGGACATTTCCAAGGCCGATATGGGCCTGGCCGTGCTGGCGGACAACGTCATCTACGTGGTCTGGCTGCCGCTGCTGCTGACCTCGCGCAACTGGGGAAAGTGGTTTAACAAGTTCACCGGAGTCACGGAAGAGCACTTCGAGCGCATGAAGGAACTGGCCGAAAGCCTGGGCAACAAGAGCAAGGAAGTGGCCATGCACCACGTGCTCTATCTCGTGTTCCTGGGCCTGCTGGTCATGACCGCCGCCAAGGTGGTGGCCCCGTACATGCCGCAGCTGGAGCCCGTGTTCAACACCTCCACCTGGACCGTGCTCCTGGTTTCCACCTTCGCGCTGCTGCTTTCCCAGACTCCGGCCCGCACGATCCCGGGCTCCCAGCCCATCTCCATGGCCCTGGTCTATCTGTTCGTGGCCCGTATGGGCGCGACCAGTTCCCTGGAAGGCCTGGCCCAGGCTCCCTGGTTCATCCTGGCCGCCTTCCTGTGGATCGTCATTCACGGCGCTTTTTGCCTGCTGGGTGCGCGCATCTTCAAGCTGGACGTTTCCAGCGCGGCCATCTGCTCGGCGGCCAATATCGGCGGCGCAGCCTCCGCACCGGTGGTGGCCGCGTTCCACGACGAACGCCTGGTGCCCCTGGCCGTGCTCATGGCGCTCATCGGCTATGCCGTGGGCACCTACCTGGCATTCGGTGCGGCCCAGCTCTGCTCCATGATCTAG
- a CDS encoding metallophosphoesterase, protein MWLLIVLSVSACIIGYLGWRIISPLPLSPRKRLLLWLLLAAVILGQRVTWFIRANGHNPALLDAVDWVGFVTLGFISFVIVLSLARDGLLLLRWFLGLFRRVRPNQRKIFFKGPDPSRRRFLVNVSNAVILTAAVPLTAYSIHEARRMPDIVRVDMAIKNLPADLDGFTIVQLSDTHVGPTIKGDWIARCVKMVNDLKPDMIVHTGDMIDGHALWLHPDVKPFEDLRAPYGKYFVTGNHEYYSGVDSWLETIAGIGMKPLVNEHVLVQKGDGRILLAGVPDFKAYRMKPSHVSSPAKAREGAPEHDVSILLAHQPKSVFQASKAGYDIQLSGHTHGGQFFPWTEVIRCFQPYVRGLHDVDGTKLYVNKGTGYWGPPLRLGAPPEITLITLRREK, encoded by the coding sequence ATGTGGCTACTGATCGTCCTGTCAGTCTCAGCATGCATCATCGGCTATCTCGGATGGCGGATCATCTCGCCCCTGCCCCTGAGCCCGAGAAAGCGTCTTTTGCTGTGGCTGCTGCTGGCGGCTGTCATCCTGGGCCAGCGCGTGACCTGGTTCATCCGGGCCAACGGCCACAACCCGGCCCTGCTGGACGCGGTGGACTGGGTCGGCTTCGTGACCCTGGGCTTCATCTCCTTTGTCATTGTCCTGTCCCTGGCCCGCGACGGCCTGCTCCTGCTGCGCTGGTTCCTGGGGCTCTTCCGCAGGGTGCGCCCGAACCAGCGCAAGATATTCTTCAAGGGGCCGGACCCTTCGCGCCGCCGATTCCTGGTCAATGTTTCCAACGCCGTGATCCTCACGGCCGCAGTGCCGCTCACGGCCTATTCCATTCACGAGGCCCGGCGCATGCCCGACATCGTGCGGGTGGACATGGCGATCAAAAATCTGCCCGCGGACCTGGACGGCTTCACCATAGTCCAACTCTCGGACACCCATGTGGGCCCCACCATCAAGGGCGACTGGATCGCCCGCTGCGTGAAAATGGTCAACGACCTGAAGCCGGACATGATCGTGCACACCGGCGACATGATCGACGGCCACGCCCTGTGGCTGCACCCGGACGTGAAGCCCTTTGAGGACCTGCGCGCGCCCTACGGCAAATACTTCGTCACCGGCAACCACGAGTACTACTCGGGAGTGGATTCCTGGCTCGAGACCATTGCGGGAATCGGCATGAAGCCGCTGGTCAACGAACACGTGCTGGTGCAAAAGGGGGATGGCAGAATCCTGCTGGCCGGGGTGCCGGACTTCAAGGCCTATCGCATGAAGCCCTCTCATGTTTCCAGCCCGGCCAAGGCCAGGGAGGGCGCGCCCGAGCACGATGTCTCCATCCTGCTGGCCCACCAGCCCAAGTCGGTCTTTCAGGCCAGCAAGGCGGGCTACGACATCCAGCTTTCCGGCCACACCCACGGGGGCCAGTTCTTCCCCTGGACCGAGGTCATCCGCTGCTTCCAGCCCTATGTGAGGGGCCTGCACGACGTGGACGGCACCAAGCTCTACGTGAACAAGGGCACGGGCTACTGGGGCCCGCCCCTGCGGTTGGGCGCACCGCCCGAGATCACCCTCATCACCCTCAGACGCGAAAAGTAA